One region of Oryza glaberrima chromosome 7, OglaRS2, whole genome shotgun sequence genomic DNA includes:
- the LOC127780934 gene encoding scarecrow-like protein 23, which translates to MLQGVLSRAPGADAAAMKAKRAADDEEEGGERERARGKRLAAEGKQGLVVVSTGEEEEAAAETRGLRLLSLLLRCAEAVAMDQLPEARDLLPEIAELASPFGSSPERVAAYFGDALCARVLSSYLGAYSPLALRPLAAAQSRRISGAFQAYNALSPLVKFSHFTANQAIFQALDGEDRVHVIDLDIMQGLQWPGLFHILASRPTKPRSLRITGLGASLDVLEATGRRLADFAASLGLPFEFRPIEGKIGHVADAAALLGPRHHGEATVVHWMHHCLYDVTGSDAGTVRLLKSLRPKLITIVEQDLGHSGDFLGRFVEALHYYSALFDALGDGAGAAEEEAAERHAVERQLLGAEIRNIVAVGGPKRTGEVRVERWGDELRRAGFRPVTLAGSPAAQARLLLGMYPWKGYTLVEEDGCLKLGWKDLSLLTASSWEPTDGDADADVAVAGDTHHESHDS; encoded by the coding sequence ATGCTCCAGGGAGTCCTGTCGCGAGCtcccggcgccgacgcggcaGCGATGAAGGCGAAGcgcgcggccgacgacgaggaggaaggcggcgagcgggagcgcgcgcgtgGGAAGCGGCTGGCTGCTGAGGGGAAGCAAGGGTTAGTGGTGGTGAGtacgggggaggaggaggaggcggcggcggagacgcgtGGGCTGCGGCTGCTTAGTTTGTTGCTGAGGTgtgcggaggcggtggcgatggaCCAGCTGCCGGAGGCGCGGGACCTGCTGCCGGAGATCGCCGAGCTGGCGTCGCCGTTCGGGTCGTCGCCCGAGCGCGTCGCGGCCTACTTCGGGGACGCGCTGTGCGCGCGCGTGCTGAGCTCCTACCTGGGGGCCTACTCGCCGCTGGCGCtccgcccgctcgccgccgcgcagaGCCGCCGCATCTCCGGCGCGTTCCAGGCGTACAACGCGCTGTCGCCGCTCGTCAAGTTCTCGCACTTCACGGCCAACCAGGCCATCTTCCAGGCGCTCGACGGCGAGGACCGCGTCCACGTGATCGACCTCGACATCATGCAGGGGCTGCAGTGGCCGGGCCTCTTCCACATCCTCGCCTCCCGCCCCACCAAGCCGCGCTCGCTCCGGATCACCGGCCTCGGCGCGTCGCTCGACGTCCTCgaggccaccggccgccgcctcgccgactTCGCCGCGTCGCTCGGCTTGCCCTTCGAGTTCCGGCCCATCGAGGGGAAGATCGGgcacgtcgccgacgccgccgcgctcctcggcCCGCGCCACCACGGGGAGGCCACCGTTGTGCACTGGATGCACCACTGCCTCTACGACGTGACGGGCTCCGACGCCGGCACGGTGCGCCTGCTCAAGAGCCTCCGGCCGAAGCTGATCACCATCGTGGAGCAGGACCTCGGCCACAGCGGCGACTTCCTGGGCCGCTTCGTGGAGGCGCTGCACTACTACTCGGCGCTGTTCGACGCgctgggcgacggcgcgggggccgccgaggaggaggcggcggagcggcacGCGGTGGAGCGTCAGCTCCTCGGCGCGGAGAtacggaacatcgtcgccgtcggggGCCCCAAGCGCACCGGCGAGGTGCGCGTCGAGCGGTGGGGCGACGAGCTGCGGCGAGCGGGGTTCCGGCCGGTGACCCTGGCCGGCAGCCCCGCCGCGCAGGCGAGGCTGCTTCTTGGCATGTACCCATGGAAGGGCTACACTCTCGTCGAAGAGGACGGCTGCCTCAAGCTCGGGTGGAAGGACCTGTCCCTGCTCACCGCCTCGTCGTGGGAGCCGACagacggcgacgccgacgccgacgtcgccgtcgccggcgataCCCACCATGAGAGCCACGATTCTTGA
- the LOC127779096 gene encoding uncharacterized protein LOC127779096 — MSRRGGGGSGGRQGSEPESAAAVHVPGPCAATQRALAECHRSAARGPLRPEVLCRHLNRALAECLVTSCCPGETEAVRTLCGSAGTALKRSQCQRARIGLSLCLESHQEP, encoded by the coding sequence ATGagcaggagaggcggcggcggcagcggcgggcggcagggGTCAGAGCCCgaatcggcggcggccgtgcacGTCCCGGGGCCCTGCGCCGCGACGCAGCGGGCGCTCGCCGAGTGCCACCGCAGCGCGGCGCGCGGCCCGCTGAGGCCGGAGGTGCTGTGCCGGCACCTCAACCGGGCGCTGGCCGAGTGCCTGGTGACCTCGTGCTGCCCCGGGGAGACGGAGGCCGTCCGCACCCTCTGCGGGAGCGCCGGCACCGCGCTCAAGCGGTCCCAGTGCCAGCGCGCGCGCATCGGCCTCTCCCTCTGCCTCGAGTCGCATCAGGAGCCCTGA
- the LOC127779093 gene encoding uncharacterized protein At4g19900 isoform X2, which translates to MLPRSHSHPAARRRSGLGAQLCAVVAALLLLVSLAVLHSRLSSSSSSPFPLSSSGDGVSNSSLVEDEDDGAAVLDPTVTITATTTTTTTTTNAAADSTTDGSSVSNPEDDPIDELDVLDEDTASGLGAADEVPASASASSLVWDHAVGVARLPFRLPAAGDPLPAGLPHLEPAHRIAAAAFGSDDEPVDLELRVEISSIAGVEDALLLKPASSAPETPLRAGWARWLEGKADYLRRDRMLRSNLEFLNPRNHPLLQDPDSPGLTSLTRGDRMVHRMLLAEIEKAASKNFERRSLQSSDIKQGMGVTEKVQQRRWGYYPGIDPHLGFNEFMEKFFEHGKCSVKVFMVWNSPQWAYGVRHQRGLESLLRQHPEACVVMLSETLELEFFQEFVKEGYKVAVALPNLDELLEGTLTHDFVSVWNEWRKTKYYPLHYSELVRLAALYKYGGIYLDSDVVVLKPLNALRNSIGVVKQVSENSSFSGAVLAFEKNSPFLAECLKEFHSTYDDELLQWNGAELMTRVIRNMSDKADDNSGHLDIKFEPSVAFYPISSTDITRYFSEADSTDERAQHDALFSRIVNDSTTFHLWNSITSSLVPEPNSLVERILNRYCLHCLDVL; encoded by the exons ATGCTGCCGCGCTCCCACTCGCAcccggccgcgcggcggcgctccggcctGGGCGCGCAGCTCtgcgccgtggtggcggcgctcctcctgctcgtctccctcgccgtcctccactcccgcctctcctcctcctcctcctccccgttccccctctcctcctccggcgacgggGTCTCCAACTCCTCGCTCgtggaggacgaggacgacggcgccgcggtGCTCGACCCCACGGTTACGATtacggcgaccaccaccaccaccaccaccaccaccaacgccGCCGCTGATTCCACCACCGATGGCTCCTCCGTCTCCAACCCTGAGGACGATCCCATCGACGAGCTCGACGTGCTCGACGAGGACACCGCGTCCGGCCTAGGCGCGGCCGACGAGGTCCCCGCCTCCGCGTCCGCATCGTCCCTCGTCTGGGACCACGCCGTTGGCGTCGCCCGCCTGCCcttccgcctccccgccgccggcgaccctcTCCCGGCGGGGTTACCTCACCTCGAGCCCGCGCAccggatcgccgccgccgccttcggatCCGACGACGAGCCGGTGGATCTGGAGCTCCGGGTGGAGATCTCGTccatcgccggcgtcgaggaCGCGTTGCTCCTGAAGCCTGCCTCCAGCGCCCCCGAGACTCCCCTCCGTGCTGGGTGGGCGCGGTGGCTGGAGGGGAAGGCTGACTACCTCCGGCGCGATCGGATGCTGCGGTCCAACCTAGAATTTCTCAATCCCCGCAACCACCCGCTGCTTCAGGACCCGGACAGCCCCGGCCTTACCTCTCTCACCCGTGGCGACCGCATGGTGCACCGGATGCTTCTCGCCGAGATAGAGAAGGCTGCTTCCAAAAATTTTGAGCGGCGGAGTCTGCAATCGTCTGATATTAAGCAGGGAATGGGAGTAACCGAGAAGGTGCAGCAGAGGAGGTGGGGATATTACCCGGGAATTGATCCACATTTGGGCTTCAATGAGTTCATGGAGAAGTTTTTTGAGCATGGGAAGTGCTCCGTGAAGGTGTTCATGGTGTGGAACAGCCCACAGTGGGCGTATGGCGTACGGCACCAGCGTGGGCTGGAGAGCCTACTGCGGCAACACCCTGAAGCTTGTGTCGTCATGCTGTCGGAGACACTGGAGCTGGAGTTCTTCCAGGAATTTGTGAAGGAAGG ATACAAAGTTGCAGTTGCGTTGCCGAATCTTGATGAACTTTTGGAGGGCACTCTAACCCATGATTTTGTATCAGTGTGGAATGAATGGCGGAAAACAAAATACTACCCCTTGCATTACAGTGAGCTAGTACGCCTTGCTGCTCTTTACAA ATACGGTGGGATATACCTTGACTCTGATGTTGTTGTTCTTAAACCTTTAAACGCACTCCGGAATTCTATTGGTGTTGTCAAACAAGTTTCTGAAAATTCCAGTTTTAGTGGTGCTGTATTAGCATTTGAAAAAAACAG CCCTTTCTTAGCGGAGTGCCTGAAGGAATTTCATTCAACATATGATGATGAACTCTTGCAGTGGAATGGTGCTGAACTTATGACAAGAGTAATCAGAAATATGTCCGACAAAGCAGATGACAACAGTGGGCATCTTGACATAAAGTTTGAACCTTCTGTTGCATTTTATCCCATAAGCTCTACAGATATTACAAG GTACTTTTCAGAAGCAGATAGCACGGATGAAAGAGCCCAACATGATGCTCTGTTTTCTAGGATTGTGAATGACTCTACTACTTTCCACCTCTGGAACAGCATTACTTCTTCGCTGGTTCCTGAACCCAACTCTCTTGTTGAGAGAATCCTTAACCGTTACTGTCTTCATTGCCTTGATGTTTTATAG
- the LOC127779095 gene encoding cytochrome c6, chloroplastic produces the protein MHRLPLASRPPGPHRAAAAAHRSPQRTTTACCGRLKQEATPSFASLAVAASAAAERAATPLLAAAALLLSAASPGFLASTPSAFAQSEGAALFRKACIGCHDMGGNILQPGATLYMKDLERNGVATEDELYNITYYGKGRMPGFGEKCTPRGQCTFGPRLAEDDIKLLAAFVKSQAENGWPKIDGDGD, from the exons ATGCACCGGCTTCCTCTGGCCTCACGGCCACCGGGTCCGCatcgcgcggcggccgccgctcaTCGCTCTCCccagaggacgacgacggcgtgctGCGGCCGCCTGAAGCAGGAGGCGACGCCGTCATTTGCCTCTCTCGCCGTCGCTGCGTCTGCGGCGGCAGAGCGCGCGGCCACGCCGCTgttggccgcggcggcgctcctccttTCTGCCGCATCTCCTGGCTTCCTAGCTTCCACACCATCAG CTTTTGCTCAATCCGAAGGAGCAGCGCTGTTCCGGAAGGCGTGCATCGGCTGCCATGATATGGGAGGAAATATCCTACAGCCG GGCGCCACTCTGTACATGAAGGATCTTGAGAG AAATGGAGTTGCCACGGAGGACGAGCTATACAATATAACGTACTACGGGAAGGGAAGAATGCCG GGCTTCGGAGAAAAATGCACCCCGAGAGGGCAGTGCACTTTCGGACCTCGGCTGGCCGAAGATGATATCAAGCTACTGGCCGCGTTTGTCAAGTCGCAGGCTGAAAATGGCTGGCCTAAGATCGACGGCGATGGAGATTAG
- the LOC127779093 gene encoding uncharacterized protein At4g19900 isoform X1 yields MLPRSHSHPAARRRSGLGAQLCAVVAALLLLVSLAVLHSRLSSSSSSPFPLSSSGDGVSNSSLVEDEDDGAAVLDPTVTITATTTTTTTTTNAAADSTTDGSSVSNPEDDPIDELDVLDEDTASGLGAADEVPASASASSLVWDHAVGVARLPFRLPAAGDPLPAGLPHLEPAHRIAAAAFGSDDEPVDLELRVEISSIAGVEDALLLKPASSAPETPLRAGWARWLEGKADYLRRDRMLRSNLEFLNPRNHPLLQDPDSPGLTSLTRGDRMVHRMLLAEIEKAASKNFERRSLQSSDIKQGMGVTEKVQQRRWGYYPGIDPHLGFNEFMEKFFEHGKCSVKVFMVWNSPQWAYGVRHQRGLESLLRQHPEACVVMLSETLELEFFQEFVKEGYKVAVALPNLDELLEGTLTHDFVSVWNEWRKTKYYPLHYSELVRLAALYKYGGIYLDSDVVVLKPLNALRNSIGVVKQVSENSSFSGAVLAFEKNSQLPFKGWLSKPIDQEQCRKRCSNVIKLNESPFLAECLKEFHSTYDDELLQWNGAELMTRVIRNMSDKADDNSGHLDIKFEPSVAFYPISSTDITRYFSEADSTDERAQHDALFSRIVNDSTTFHLWNSITSSLVPEPNSLVERILNRYCLHCLDVL; encoded by the exons ATGCTGCCGCGCTCCCACTCGCAcccggccgcgcggcggcgctccggcctGGGCGCGCAGCTCtgcgccgtggtggcggcgctcctcctgctcgtctccctcgccgtcctccactcccgcctctcctcctcctcctcctccccgttccccctctcctcctccggcgacgggGTCTCCAACTCCTCGCTCgtggaggacgaggacgacggcgccgcggtGCTCGACCCCACGGTTACGATtacggcgaccaccaccaccaccaccaccaccaccaacgccGCCGCTGATTCCACCACCGATGGCTCCTCCGTCTCCAACCCTGAGGACGATCCCATCGACGAGCTCGACGTGCTCGACGAGGACACCGCGTCCGGCCTAGGCGCGGCCGACGAGGTCCCCGCCTCCGCGTCCGCATCGTCCCTCGTCTGGGACCACGCCGTTGGCGTCGCCCGCCTGCCcttccgcctccccgccgccggcgaccctcTCCCGGCGGGGTTACCTCACCTCGAGCCCGCGCAccggatcgccgccgccgccttcggatCCGACGACGAGCCGGTGGATCTGGAGCTCCGGGTGGAGATCTCGTccatcgccggcgtcgaggaCGCGTTGCTCCTGAAGCCTGCCTCCAGCGCCCCCGAGACTCCCCTCCGTGCTGGGTGGGCGCGGTGGCTGGAGGGGAAGGCTGACTACCTCCGGCGCGATCGGATGCTGCGGTCCAACCTAGAATTTCTCAATCCCCGCAACCACCCGCTGCTTCAGGACCCGGACAGCCCCGGCCTTACCTCTCTCACCCGTGGCGACCGCATGGTGCACCGGATGCTTCTCGCCGAGATAGAGAAGGCTGCTTCCAAAAATTTTGAGCGGCGGAGTCTGCAATCGTCTGATATTAAGCAGGGAATGGGAGTAACCGAGAAGGTGCAGCAGAGGAGGTGGGGATATTACCCGGGAATTGATCCACATTTGGGCTTCAATGAGTTCATGGAGAAGTTTTTTGAGCATGGGAAGTGCTCCGTGAAGGTGTTCATGGTGTGGAACAGCCCACAGTGGGCGTATGGCGTACGGCACCAGCGTGGGCTGGAGAGCCTACTGCGGCAACACCCTGAAGCTTGTGTCGTCATGCTGTCGGAGACACTGGAGCTGGAGTTCTTCCAGGAATTTGTGAAGGAAGG ATACAAAGTTGCAGTTGCGTTGCCGAATCTTGATGAACTTTTGGAGGGCACTCTAACCCATGATTTTGTATCAGTGTGGAATGAATGGCGGAAAACAAAATACTACCCCTTGCATTACAGTGAGCTAGTACGCCTTGCTGCTCTTTACAA ATACGGTGGGATATACCTTGACTCTGATGTTGTTGTTCTTAAACCTTTAAACGCACTCCGGAATTCTATTGGTGTTGTCAAACAAGTTTCTGAAAATTCCAGTTTTAGTGGTGCTGTATTAGCATTTGAAAAAAACAG CCAGTTACCCTTCAAGGGCTGGCTTAGTAAGCCAATTGATCAAGAGCAATGTCGGAAACGTTGTTCAAATGTCATCAAATTAAATGAGAG CCCTTTCTTAGCGGAGTGCCTGAAGGAATTTCATTCAACATATGATGATGAACTCTTGCAGTGGAATGGTGCTGAACTTATGACAAGAGTAATCAGAAATATGTCCGACAAAGCAGATGACAACAGTGGGCATCTTGACATAAAGTTTGAACCTTCTGTTGCATTTTATCCCATAAGCTCTACAGATATTACAAG GTACTTTTCAGAAGCAGATAGCACGGATGAAAGAGCCCAACATGATGCTCTGTTTTCTAGGATTGTGAATGACTCTACTACTTTCCACCTCTGGAACAGCATTACTTCTTCGCTGGTTCCTGAACCCAACTCTCTTGTTGAGAGAATCCTTAACCGTTACTGTCTTCATTGCCTTGATGTTTTATAG
- the LOC127780294 gene encoding obtusifoliol 14-alpha demethylase-like: MAAAAAAAVWFSAIAAVLLAASTIAVVVVAKMTGKRNGGAAAAAAAAAEAELPLPPVVSGVSLIIPVITRGPMAVADELYVKLGSVFTVSFLGVVKATFLVGPEVQGGFYSRPESEVHQGGTYRMTVPMFGRGVMYDVDVATRSEQIAVCFEALRPTKLRSSTVTMVRETEEYFAKWGEQGTVDLKRELDLLILTIASRVLLGKEVRETMFADVVASFHELMDNSMHLISLCFPNLPIPRHRRRDTASARLKELFSRAIQLRRGSGRAEDDVLQRFFESRYRDGRAMSNNEITGMLIALVVAGQHMSSSASTWTGAFLLRDPKHLAAAVDEQRRLIGDDRVDYDALTTGMSTLHRCIKEALRMHPPAPALVRTVRRGFAVRTREGKEYRMPAGHSVVSYAAFNHRLGYVYRDPDEYDPERFGPERKEDRVAGKFSFTAFGGGRHACLGEHYAFLKMKVIWSYLLRNFELELVSPFPEVELNNIMLGPRGEVMVRYKRRKLTST; this comes from the exons AtggccgcagccgcagccgctgccGTCTGGTTCTCCGCCATAGCCGCCGTCCTTCTGGCGGCCAGCACCatcgccgtggtggtggtggcgaagaTGACGGGGAAGAGAAACGGCGGtgcggctgcagcggcggcggcggcggcggaggcggagctgccACTCCCGCCGGTGGTGAGCGGCGTTTCCCTGATAATTCCGGTGATCACCAGGGGCCCCATGGCTGTGGCCGACGAGCTGTACGTGAAGCTGGGGAGCGTCTTCACGGTGAGCTTCCTCGGGGTGGTGAAGGCGACCTTCCTCGTCGGGCCGGAGGTGCAGGGCGGCTTCTACTCGCGGCCGGAGTCGGAGGTCCACCAGGGCGGCACGTACAGGATGACGGTGCCCATGTTTGGGAGAGGGGTCATGTACGACGTCGACGTGGCCACGAGGTCGGAGCAGATCGCCGTCTGCTTCGAGGCGCTTAGGCCGACCAAGCTCAGGAGCAGCACGGTGACCATGGTTCGTGAAACCGAG GAATATTTCGCGAAATGGGGAGAGCAAGGCACGGTGGATCTGAAACGCGAGCTCGACCTCCTCATCCTGACGATCGCGAGCCGCGTCCTCCTCGGCAAGGAGGTTAGGGAGACCATGTTCGCCGACGTCGTGGCATCCTTCCACGAGCTCATGGACAACAGCATGCACCTCATCAGCCTCTGCTTCCCCAACCTCCCGATCCCGCGGCACCGCCGGCGCGACACGGCGTCCGCTAGGCTCAAGGAGCTCTTCTCCCGTGCCATCCAGCTTCGCCGCGGCTCCGGCCGCGCCGAGGACGACGTGCTCCAGCGGTTCTTTGAGTCCAGGTACAGGGACGGCCGCGCCATGTCCAACAACGAGATCACCGGCATGCTCATCGCCCTGGTCGTCGCCGGCCAGCACATGAGCTCCAGCGCGAGCACCTGGACCGGGGCGTTCCTCCTCCGCGACCCCAAAcacctggccgccgccgtcgacgagcagAGGCGGCTCATCGGTGACGACCGCGTCGACTACGACGCGCTGACGACGGGGATGAGCACGCTCCACCGCTGCATCAAGGAGGCGCTCCGGATgcacccgccggcgccggcgctcgtCCGCACCGTGCGCAGGGGCTTCGCCGTGCGGACCAGGGAAGGGAAGGAGTACAGGATGCCGGCAGGGCACAGCGTCGTGTCGTACGCCGCGTTCAACCACCGCCTCGGCTACGTGTACCGCGACCCCGACGAGTACGACCCGGAGCGGTTCGGCccggagaggaaggaggacAGGGTCGCCGGCAAGTTCTCCTTCACGGCGTTCGGGGGCGGGAGGCACGCGTGCCTCGGCGAGCACTACGCGTTCCTGAAGATGAAGGTAATATGGAGCTATTTGCTGAGGAATTTTGAGCTTGAGCTGGTCTCGCCTTTCCCCGAGGTTGAACTCAACAACATAATGCTAGGGCCGCGAGGGGAAGTGATGGTTAGATACAAGAGACGGAAGCTGACAAGCACCTAG